In Xenopus tropicalis strain Nigerian chromosome 5, UCB_Xtro_10.0, whole genome shotgun sequence, one genomic interval encodes:
- the pfn4 gene encoding profilin-4, protein MNQIQNLLYDSLIKTQHVEAAALIRIKEGAVFPSPPRFQVQPQIMKTIVDAFKNPSALRKEGLQLWDKSYHCVRADKNSIYAKCDDGGLVLVKTKSNILLATYRDGMYPSVCVEAAETLGSYFREKEI, encoded by the exons ATGAACCAGATACAGAATTTGCTTTACGACTCCTTGATAAAGACGCAGCACGTGGAGGCCGCAGCGCTCATAAGGATAAAAGAGGGGGCTGTGTTCCCTTCACCCCCACGCTTCCAG GTACAACCGCAGATAATGAAAACTATAGTAGATGCCTTTAAGAACCCATCTGCACTAAGGAAAGAAGGGCTTCAGTTATGGGACAAGAGCTACCACTGTGTGCGGGCTGATAAAAATTCCATCTATGCAAAATGT GATGACGGGGGACTTGTGTTGGTAAAGACAAAGTCAAATATCCTGCTTGCAACTTACCGGGATGGCATGTACCCCAGTGTGTGCGTGGAGGCCGCTGAGACATTAG GTTCTTATTTCAGAGAGAAAGAAATCTGA